In Chryseobacterium sp. C-71, the genomic window AAACTTGAAGACTGGGATAGAGAAAATAATAAAATCAACAACCCTAATTCTAAGTTTAACACCAATTACAAAGAATATCAGAAATCAAATAAGAATATTGCCGACATCATTCAGAAGGTTGAGAAAATATTCACTTATTTTGAATACAATGGAATCCCATTTCAAGCATCAATTTTTAATGAAAAATTTGACGAAGGCGACGTTAAAGTCACAATCAGTTTTTTTGATGCGTACGATGAATTTGTCAAAATATCAAAACTGACAAAAACCAGCTCTACCATCACTAAGTATAATTCAGTCAAAAATTTTTTAACTGCTTTTGAGCTCCATTCTAATCACACCCTGAGGCTAGATACGTGTGATTTCAGATTTGAAGAAAGCTTTATGGATTATTGTTTTAATACTCGAAAAACTTTAAATAATTATTATGCTAAGATTGTAAAAAGTCTGAAAGCATTTTTAAATTGGGCGTATGAAAGGGGCTATCACAGCTCATTAAATTTCAAAAAACTAAAAAGCAAAGAAGAGGATATTGAGGTAATTTATCTTACTTCAGAAGAACTTATGAAATTGTACCATCACAACTTTGACAATCCTGCATTGGACAGAGCACGAGATATGTGGTGTCTACTGGCGTTTACCGGTCAGCGCCATAGCGATGTGTATTCTCTGCAAAATGCAAATATTGAAGATGATTATCTACATTTCACAGTAAAGAAAACAAAAACAGTCAATCATCATGTATATTTAATTAAACAGGCAAAAGAACTTATTGAAAAATATAGAGATACTATTTACTACCCGATCCCACGATTAACTTCACAAAAATTAAATGAAAAAATACAGATTTGTTGTGAAAAAATTGGACTAACGCAGGAAATTGAACTAACGAGATTCATTGGAGCTAAAAGAATCAGTCAAACATTTAAAAAGCACGAGTTAATTGGCTCACATTGCGGACGTAAAACATTCATTACTAACAGCTTGATTTTGGGAATCCCCGAACGAGTTGTGAGATCAATATCTAATCATAAAGATGAAAAGAATTTCAGAAAATATGTAAACATTTCAGAAATTCACAAACAAAAAGCTTTATCAGCTTGGGATAGCTTGAATTAAAAAAAATACAAAATGCTTGAGAAAAAAAATATTGAACTGCAATCTTATCTGCAGCAATTTAAAGATTTCATTAATAGAAATGTTTACACCGAAATCGATATTAAAGATTTGCTTCTGAAAATTCTTGACACGCTAAACGAGGGTGACTTGAAAGATCTTTTAAACTTCGTTGAAAACAAATATCCTAAATTATTTGGGGGATTGGTAGAGCAATTAGAGAACATGACAATTGACAACATCTTTTATGGAAAATATCTCGGTCAAGATTTCAGGATAAAAGAAAATTGCATAAAACAAATTCAATCTTACGAAAGAACACATAATGTAGAAATGCATACTGCTTTACTGGTTGGAATGCTTGCTAAATATAACAAATCCGACAACAGTTTTTCTAAAATACTACATTTGGCTTTAATTCCTGAAATACATGAAGCAATAATACATAATTATAATTCCCTTCAGTCCAAAATTAAGTCCGGTAACTATCTCAGTATTGATAATGCATTGTGTATATTTTTCTTCCACGATAGAGACGAAGCTTTTGCAAAATTCAAAATTCTAATTCATAAAGATATTGAGCGAAAAAAACATTCAGCATATAGAATGGATTATAGACTAACTGTCGAGCTATTTTTTAAGAGATTACAACTTGACTATATACCAAAAATATACTGGATTAAGAGAAGCTGTCGTTGTGATCAATGAAGATACTTCAATGTTTGAACTACAAAAATTAGCTTCTGAACTAGAAAAGAAATTAAGGATTCGCATTTTTCAAATTGCCATCCATAAAGATGAGGGGCATTATGATAAGGATTCAAAAGAATGGATACCAAATTTTCATGCACATCTTGTCGCTGACTGGCAAGATCTCAAAACTGGAAAAACTTTAAAGCATACACGTTTCCAATATTCGCAAATGCAAGATATTGCTGCAAAGAGTTTAGGAATGGAGAGAGGTGAGAAAAAAGGAGTAGTCCGACTTGAAGCTATAAATTTTAAAATCGATCAAAAACTAAAGGAATTAGATGATCTGGAAAATAAAATTGCTGAACTTTCAAGTACAATCGATCCTGAAAATTTTCTTAATCTCAATGAAACAAAAAGCAACTTCTTTGGGATTACAAAAATGAGTGTTGAAAAAACAGTAGAAAACTTTATCAATCATGCGAAAACTCTAAACTTTGAGCTTTCACAGACAAAAATAAATAATAAAGTTTTAGTTAGAAATAATGACAAACTGAAATCAGAATGCTCTGACCTTAAAAATGATATTCTCAGCTTGAAAAACCTCAATAACCTGCTGTTATCAAATGTTGAACTCTATAATCAGAAGCGTAGAGAATACTTAGAATCCATTTTTAAGTTACTTGGAAAAACGATATTACAGGAACGCTTAAAGTATCCAATTTCTGTTAATACAGACACATTAAACAAAACAATGTCGAAAATCTGCGCAAAAATTGCAGAAAAAAATAAAATTCCTGAAGTTGCTATTGAAGAGATCTTTAAAGTTGAAAGAAATAATAGAGTTCTATTTCGGTATTTAAAAGATGGTAAATCTATTAAACATAACATCATCAAAGAAAATTCAAAAGATTTGAAAAATGATGAGACTATAAATCCTCAAAATTTTCTTCGAAGATAGATGAAGCATTTCAATGAATTTTACCATCCTCAAAATTGGCTAATTCAGCTAATTCAACTAATTAATTAACAAGAAAATATTTAATTATTTTTAGAATATAAAATTCTTACTTTTAGAAGTAGAGATAATATTGAATATTTTAAGATGTAAACCGTCAGATCAAGTATTGCCTAATTCGGATCAAGTTTGTAGTTATTAGTACAACTTAATTTGCACTTCTTATAATATAATACTTAAGCATAGCACTAAAAAAGTCCTTCCGTTCTACAAGCCTTAAGAAATGGAACTTTTAGTAAATTGTCACCCTTAAATTTATTTCTGTCGTAATTTTTCACCAATCTAGCAATTTCCTTATCTCTATCCGTCTGTTTTTCTAATTCATCTAACATTTGCACAAGCCAATACTTACCCTTAGATTCATTTGTTAAATGGTCTTTATATCGAGTTTCTGTATTATAAATATTAGTCCAAGTATTAATTTTATCTTGTTCAAATCTGCTCTTTCCTTTAAAATTTATTGTAAGATGCCTATGCCCATAATCTTTATAATTTTTAATATTAACATTACAGATAATATCAACATCTAGTGCATTTTGTGAATATGGATAAAAAGCTCGTAAATTTTGTCCTACTTTAAAGTCAAAGATTGGACTCTTTCTTAATTTATGAATAGAATTACAATCGTGACATGTTGGCACTAAATTCTTAAAATTTATTGAATAAGTTGCATACTTTTCTTTTGGAAGAAAATGATCATATGCTTCATGTCCGGCCATTTCATAGGAGCGAATTGTATTAATACCACAAAAGGGGCATATACCAGCGGTATTTATTTTTACGAAAGCATCATAATGATTTTTTAATGTTCCATTCCTATCTTTTATTACAGTGAGATTTAACACATTATCAAATAAATTCGTATAAAAATCATATAAATTTTTGGCTAAAATTGGCGAAAGTGATTCAATGTAAGTATTCTCTAAAACATCATAATACTTAGAATGAAATAATACTTTTTCTAAATTTCTACTTTTAATAAATTTTTTTCTTAAAGTTTTCCTTTGCTTGCCATCTAATTCTGTCTTAAATAAATCATAAATAACAGAAATAGGACCTGTGATATAATCATTTGGCTTCATAGAGGGGTCTTCTTTCCACGCCTCTTCCTCGGCAACTTTTTTAAGATCCGGACAACCATTTAGTAAGTCTAGAGAATATTCTTCATCTGCATTACACCAAACTTCAGTAAATAGGAATTCAATCCAATCATTTAATCTACAAATATTATGTTCTACAAATTTATATGGAAATAACATTACTTTAACATTTTATGGATTAACAACGTTTTTTCTACAGAATCCCCTAACATTGATTGTAATTCTTCAATTAGTTTTTCTCTATTCTCTCCGTCTTCAAATCTTTTTTCAATATCTGATAAAAAAGTATATGCATACTTACCAATAGTAATTGGAGTTTTAAATATTTCAATAGTTATTTTATTGACAGATGCTCCTAAAGTTTGAAACTCTGGAAAGCCACAACTAACCTTTTTCGTCTCATTGTCTTTCACAAACACATGAACATACTTTGATTCACTATCAGAAACTAAATAAGGAGAATGTGTTGTAATCAACATTTCCCTCATTATGTTTGATTCTTCCAAAGCGAAACAATGGCGAATGCTTGATATGAATTTTGCTTTCCAATCGGGATTGAAATGTGTTTCGGGTTCGTCTAATAAAAACAAACAACTTTCGTTTTTAAATAGCAAACAAAGCCCCAATGAATGCAAAAATTGGTGTTCTCCATCTGAAAGTTCTTTTGTAAATAAAGGTTTACTTAATCCTTTTTTCTTTATCCAAAGATTCTTAAATCTAAGAATTCGATTATCTTCCAAGGGAATAGGATTAATATCATGATTAATAAAAATATTTTTAGACTGATATACTCTTTTCTTATCATCATTTGAAGATACATATGCATTCAGTTCTAGAAGAATTTGAAATAATTGAAACAATTGTAATGGCTGATTATACTCTTCATTAGCAAAATGAAAACGGAAAGCTGCTTTTGTGGCTTCTGTTACTTTAAAATCTAAAATTAAAAATTCTTTAACCTCTTCTCCATTTT contains:
- a CDS encoding tyrosine-type recombinase/integrase, which gives rise to MKYYFELRKEKINKDGMIPIRLVVMNAKTRIRKSVEAKTKLEDWDRENNKINNPNSKFNTNYKEYQKSNKNIADIIQKVEKIFTYFEYNGIPFQASIFNEKFDEGDVKVTISFFDAYDEFVKISKLTKTSSTITKYNSVKNFLTAFELHSNHTLRLDTCDFRFEESFMDYCFNTRKTLNNYYAKIVKSLKAFLNWAYERGYHSSLNFKKLKSKEEDIEVIYLTSEELMKLYHHNFDNPALDRARDMWCLLAFTGQRHSDVYSLQNANIEDDYLHFTVKKTKTVNHHVYLIKQAKELIEKYRDTIYYPIPRLTSQKLNEKIQICCEKIGLTQEIELTRFIGAKRISQTFKKHELIGSHCGRKTFITNSLILGIPERVVRSISNHKDEKNFRKYVNISEIHKQKALSAWDSLN